GATCATCTATTCCAGTGATCCGCACATGCGGTGGACCCCCAGGCCTTGCAGCGAGCGCTTGTATCAGTGTTATCCATTGTGTCCCTTGAGCAATCTGGAAATCAATTATATGGATTTTGTCCTCATTTCTTAATGCCTCTGCAATTGCCCCATTGGCAGCCATATAACCAAACTTGAAGTACGGACAGATATTATATAAAATCTTCATGTAAGACAAGAGTTCATTACTCTCTGGTTCACGGCACTTCAGAGCACGATATATGTTTGTACCTGAGTTTGCATGTCTAGCAACCAAACCCTCAAGAAGGTAAGCACCTAACCGCTGGATTGGCTCTCCAGTAATTGATACAACTCCACGAGCTTGCTGAACAAGGTTTAGGAACTCATCTATCCTCTCCTCACTTGATGCTTCAGCACACTTGGTTAATAGCTGCTTCACCATGCTCTGCGGATCCTCCCTTAACTCCCTTAGCCGTTTCTCTGGGCGGAATTCATAGCTTGCTGTGGGGTATCCAGATGCAAATTGTGGCCGTACAACTCCTGGTGATGGCTGCCTTGATTCATGACTCCATGTCCTCGACCGCTGCCTCATCAGCTGAGCAGGTTTATGTTCCTCAAATTCATGCTTGGTGCTAGTGGCTGCATCCTCAGCATCAGGTGCCATTAGAACAGTCTCTATTTCCCGTAAAGCGTGTTGCATATTATGCCTTGATGTTGCGTACAATGGATCAGGTCTCACTTGGGTGTTCTCCCGAAGGATAGCTGCTTGTCTGTATGAGCTGTCTACTTCCAGTGGTGATATTGGTTGTGCTGAAATGGTTTCTGTGGAGCTCTGGTTATCTGGAGTATTGCTGAGAGCAGACAAATTATCACACTCAAGCTGGGATGAAAGAGGAGTGTATGGGGAGCTGCTGAACTCAGACTTCAGTGGACTAGCTGGCCAAGGAGTGTTTGCTAAGTTGTCTGTAGGAAATTCGTAGAAGACGTTAGCACCAGTTAATCTGTACTTTAACAACTGGTGCAAGTCCATAATAAATGAATGGGCATTAGTTGATCATGACCTGTACACAGCAGAAGATAAGATAGTATGAGCAACTTATCTCAAATAAGGACATTTGGTTTAGCAGTTCAACTTCAAGAATATAAATCCAAAAAATGAAGAAAAGACGTAGGCAACAAACAACAAACAATGCAAACGACTAGCACGGCTTAATAAAATCATATGCAGCTTGGAATTCCCAAAATCCTCCATACAAGACAATTCATGAGGATACGTCTACTCATGCTTCAGCTAACCAAGTAAAACCACACTATCAGCATGCAAACAGCAGGGGTACGTGGTTTTCATGCAAAAGATGTAACAAGGTATATTAGGTGGGAAGCTCTGAACTATTGCTAGCTATATCAGCAAAATCAATGGACCTTAATAGCCATTACCAAGAAGTTTATCCTCCATGACAATAATCAGAATATATGAGATGAGCTTAAATGACAAGTTCAGTGTTTCCTTACGTCCAATATGCTACGAGCAGATCAATCAAACAAACTACTAAAAAAAAAGTATAGGCACATGCACTCATACAGATAGTTCCAAACAGCTACCTACATATCATGTTCACTATGTTAACAAAGTGCTAGCAGTGGAGGAATAGTAAATCTGTTTTGACaacatagaaaaaattcttcatgGACCATCATTGCAAATTACATTAGCATCTTGGGAATTCCCATGTTACTGAGATAGCTATCCTATTTCATTAGATCATCAATCTGTGTCATGCAACTCCAAGGGCCAATCAATCAGCCAGGACCCTTTTTTACAAAATATCTCAATTGCTTTCCAATAGTCCCAGTGGCTCCACCATTCTACCCTCAAAATCAAAGCATCCTTATAATTAAATTTGTGTATTCAGAATGTCAAAATCAAGCAACAAAGCATCAAACTAGATTCTACAGAGGAACACAAGAAACGAAGGATGGTGTTTAAGTACCAAGTTGTCGTACTCTCAGGAAAAACAAGTATCATCCCATAGAAGAAATACAACCTAACAAGGGAGTCTGGAGACCAAACATCACAAAACATCTGACACCTACTTCAGCACAACCATGGCTGCTCCGATCATTAAGTAAACAAACTCATACATTCTCTAGTTGGTGGAAGAGCATTGACTACACTATTTGATAATCAATCCTCTAGACCAAACTTAAGCAGTCAAAGATTCATTATTTGTTGAAGGAGGTTGAccaactctgttgtttgactacCGGTCTATTTCTCCCCTCTGAATTCCCAAGAAAGAACTCCCGAACAAAAGTTTGACCAATCAACCAGCTGAATCAACGTCAACTTCGTCACTAAAACATGAAGCCAATTTGCATAGTCTCTACTCTGTCCAGTAAGAAGGTTTGAAACTTGTAGGATCCTGGACCTTGTTGGATAATgcaaaaatcatagtaaaaagaCCCCCATGTCCAAGAAGAACCTCGATATGTTCTTCACAATCCTATGGGATACTTTACTCAGCGAACCAAGAGATTGTCATCGAGGGTAAGTCAAATTGACTAATCAGGTGAGGGATGACATTTTCTAAGCCATGTCCTAATCAAGCACACAGATGGATACTAAGTTTCAGTCCCAGCAGCGGAAAGTATGTGTTGTTCAGAATCAACTACCTGTTACTACAGAGGCGAGCTACTGTATTCTTCCCTAATTCCACAGATTAGATTTCAATTTCTACAAAGTGAACGACACGCCAAGCTAAACACAGAAAAAAAATTGCATCCAGCGCAGTTATACCAAGTGAAGTACGAGACGAGGCAGAATTAGCGCCAATTCACCAACTAAGCACGGCAAAATTGACAGCAGTCCTCGTGACCCATTTCCAGCTCTCCCTCCCGCCCAACCCTAACCCCATCCTCAGCTCCGTTCTCAGTCGCGCGACCCCAACTTCGCCGGATGCGCCCCCACGACCGTCCGTCCTATCGCCCGCTACGTCGCCGCGGCGGCCGAATTGGCCGAATGAGCCAGGCCGCTACCCGAATGCTCACATCTCTCAATCCCCGGTAGCGCAAAAAATCCCCAAACTCCACCCTCCCAGGCTGATCAAACAGTCCCCCAAAAAAATTCCCCCAAAATGAAAACTCAACAGCAAGCAAAGCCAGCAGCGCGACAACAAGCAGAGAATCCAGCGAGGTACAAGGACGAGAGCTCTCACCTCCTCCGATCCGCACAGCCCGATCCaactccacctccaccaccaccgcggcaccaccacctctctctctctctctctctctctctctcaagcttttttcttctctctcttgtgcTATGCTAGTTCTCGTGTCCTAATCCTTCTCTTGCCTGCGCCCCCTCTTTTTGTGTGCTGCGAATATTAATTAAATATCTTGAAGAGAGAAAGGGAAGACCCCCAAGTGCCACGCCTTATATACCCCTATCCCTCGACGGCGACCGTTATCGCTCCGCCTCACGCCGTCACGGCCACGCTCCTCCGGACGGTCAGCGATCCCGCGTCGCCATAGTGGGCCCACCCGCCAGCTCCTGGTCCGTCCACACACCGTCCGCCCCGTAACAGACGGCCTGGATGCAACCGGTGCAGGGACGTGGGCGCGCTCACGTGCCCGGCGAGCGGCGCTGGGGCCACGACACGCCTGACGCGCGGCGAGCAGGCACGCGGTCTCGCCTTTGACCTGACGTGGATGGGATTTGAACCGCGCCGGGACCGTCCGTTTGGGATCGGAGGGGCCTCGTTCGCAGGATGGCTTTGGCGGCCTGGACGAGGGCGTCCCGCCGTCTCGGCCGTCCGATCGGGAGCGGGGACAAGATAAGACGGTGACATCGGGCCAGTTCGTGGGCGTGGGGCCCGCCACTGAGAAGCGGACAAAGGAGAGTGAGTTGACACGTAATAGGGGATAGCTCTGCCCGGGAAATGCGTGAAATGCGATGCCATTGCATCTCCTCTCCTTGTCATTGGTATAGGAACTTGTCAGCTCAAGATATGTGAAATGAGAATAGAAACTTCCCTTGAATGATGATACTATGATAGTATAACATTTGAAGCACAAAGTTTTCCAACAGGGTCATCCTTGTATATGATTCATTGATTCTAAATTGCAAGTTCATCTTAGCTACTCCGTTTATTTTTATCTAGTGGGGTTGTTCCAAGGGTAAAAGGTATTACAATTTTTAGGGCAATTTTAAATttctaaaaatatttttttgaacTAGTCACCTTACCAATCTATGCCTagttaaagaggcaaaatttttgTCCACCCATTTTTTCATCCGGCCCTCCAACTAACTACGTGAATAAGGAAACGGTCTCCGCTCACAATCCTAATCAAATAGATTTCTCCGGTTTCAATTACTTGTGTCAGCAAACAACGATGCCCTAGATAGGTGATGGTGTTGGCGTCCGTTTAGGTTTTTGCCCTCCACGTAGTCACATTCCTTtctgaatacttttattttatatttttcataaatataaatataactaGAAGAACGCCCCACGCGTTGCTACGAAAATCGTTGGTGAAATTATACTACTTATATTTACTAATATAATTGAATAAACATCATAATACATGTTAGTGAATGATTTTTAGCATTCTGATATGGATAACTAAATATATGTTAGTAAGTGATGTAGTTTGCTAATGTGAATAGCTTGAATGGAGACTTAATGGCATGTGTTAGTTGGATGTGTTAGTGGATGCTGATGTGGATACTTTACATGGCGAGATAGTTGAATGTGCTATTGGGATGTTCTAGTAGATGCCGATGTGTACACTTTGTATGGCAAGATAAATTGCTAGTGGGGTTTATCTCTATAAAAGAACTAGAAGAATACCCCGTGCGTTGCTGCAGGGATTCCAGATAACTTTAAAACAAATTagactatttatatttatagttatataaataaaactatcttaaattaattttggTGAATGGTTTGACACATCGACGTGGATAACTAAATGTATGTTAGTGTATGAAGAGATAGCTATCATAATTACATGTGCTAGTTGGCTATAATTCTAAGTTCTGGTGGATTGTtgatgtggatagcttgcatgttgagagaaGCTGTAATTGTAAGTTTTAGGGGATTATTgacgtggatagcttgcatgttgagagaaATCTCTAGTAGGGTTTAGCTTTATAATAGTATAGGATATAGATAtcataataaataataaatataataattATGGATCTTTGAGCCTTACTCATTTCTTAAGAAGTAGAGGTTTTCACCATCAAGTTTTTGTCGTAATTTTGATTAGAAAAAATCTATTCTATTATAACTTGATTCAGTCCCACTAATCAAATTAAATTAAACCAAAGCTGAAATCATAAGCAATTTGTTGTGTGTAGTCCATTATCTATATTTATCGATACCTAatataaagaggcaaaatttctgcaTAAATTTTCATCTTGCCTTCACATTCATCTCTAACAATCTCCGGTTTCAATTACTGTCGGCAAACAAAGATGCCCAGGCCGTACACGGACCATGGATAGGTGATGGTGTTGGCGTCCGTTTAGGTTTTTGCCCTCCACGTAATCACTTTCCTTTCTAAATacttctattttttatttttttcatttcctttctaaacacttctattttttatttttccatAAATGTAAATATAGATATCATAATAAATGATAAATATAATAATTATGAATCTTTGAGCCCTTGACTCATTTCTTAAGAAGTAGAGGTTTTCATCATCAAGTTTTTGCCGTAATTTTGATTAgaaataaaatatattttattataACTTGGTTCAGTCCCACTAATCAAATTAAATTAAATGGAAGCTGAAATCTTGAGCAATTTGTTGTGTGTAGTCCATTTTCTATATCTATCGATACCTAGTATAACGAGGCGAAATTTCTACCCAAATTTTCATCTTGCCTCCACATTCATCTTTAACCATCCGCAATCCGAAATCAACTAGATTTCCTTCGGTCCCCTAAATCTATACCAAGAATTTTCCAAATCGGCAAGCAAGGTGCAAGGGACCTAACCGAGACTAAATCAAAACCACCACATCGatccaaatccaaaccaaaatCAGACTAACTCTACAAAGACAACAACTTATAAAATCAAATCAATAAATTTGTTGTTTCTTTTGCCGACGATCACAACAATCACCAAAAATCAACAAAAAATCAATTCCTTCTCCATCCATACACGAATCGACTGAAAAGTAAATCAGAGAAGAATCGAATCGAGGAAATTAGAGAAAGAATTGAGGAGGACATTAGATGGGGTCACGCCTCCAGGCCGCCCAAGGCCCCCACGCCGCTGCCTCCGCGGCCAGGGTGCCCATGCCGTCGACTCCCCCCCGGGGGGTGCGGCTAGGTGCGCCCATGCCATTGGCGAGGTCTGAGACGACGCGTCGTTGCCGGGATGTCCTCCAGAGCACATGTCGTTTTCTATAAAAGTTTGATTGTTTTCTCTCGTTGCAACGCAGACATGTTTTGCTAGTTATTTCTAAAAACCCAATTTTTAGAAATGAGTCACATTATCAATGTCCCTAGTAGAATTCTTAATTTCTATCGCCTTTGTAAATTTGATCTGACCGTTTCGAAATGTGTTTTGTTTAATAGCGAGTTATACACGATCATATGGGTATGAACCTACACATTTAGATCTTGTTTGACTACACTCATAGGctttgttcggctggtattatcaGCCTGGAAACGGCTAATGCTGAAAACTAGCTGCTATAGGAAAAACCAGCAAACTAATCAGCTCCATCCAGCCAACAGCTGCAGCTAGCAGCCAGCAGCCGAGCCATGTAAGCTATTTGCTCATTTCAAAAAAATGGCGCCAACACCACATCTATTCAATTGACGGCGGCAAACCACAAGCCATTCAAATTACAGTACAACATAATTCAATATATCAGTTGAAATAATAGTTTGTTACGGGCTACTAACAGTCCATTAGACGCTAGTCAACTAGCAGTTCAGTTCACATAACAAGTCCCTACAAGCCATTACGATTACAACGGTTCAAATTACATACAACAGTTTATATTACACTTCTTTACAAACATGACAACTTCTTTACAAACATGATTCTCTTCATTCCTTGGTGACCTGCATGTGCCCTTGTTAAATGAGCTGCTCACATTTTTTATTGGATTTCTCTTGGTTTACTCTTCACTTGCTGATTCGGTTGGTGTGCTGCAAAGAAACAAAGCATGGACTATTGTTAGAATCCTCGAAGTTGTCATGCGTAATCAATAGAACAAAGCCAATTCGAAACATGTCCTGAACTTCTAATGCTCATCATGCCTAAATTTGATAGTTCTAACAGATAGGAGTGGTCAATGGCAAAGGATTCAGAATTCTTTCACACCCAACACAGATTATATGATGGGCGTGAACATAGCTAACTAAAGTGTACGCGTATCAGGAATTAAAAACAACCACCTCACTGGGTTAATGATGGATGTGTATTACGAACTGAAATATAACCATTCTTAATGGAAAGACAAAACAGAATCATGGAACCAAAGGAAAGATATCTAGTAAACCATTTGAGGCAGCAATTTTTTCATGTGATAAGTAAATATAGTACCAACAGAGGTAACCTTTAGGTTCTAGTTTATACTACAGAACTAACAGAAGGGATAAATGTGCAAAAGAACAAACAAGCTCTGATGTAATTTCAGGTCAGTAATAATATGTATGCAGAATGATCTGATATGATAGCAACATGAAGGAAATAAAGATCAACAGAGGCAAACTGGTAGTCACAGTTCGTCAACATACATGGGACAGCTAACTTTAATTGAAGTACTTGGCATCTTAATTTTAATCACCTTTGCTGCATCATTGTCCCCAGAGAGCCACACATATGAGTAACCTTTCTACTAACTATATCTAAAGACTGTTCAAATCTATCCCTGCTCCTTCTAGCTGCCCCGTTGTGAGCACAAGTCCACACATATAATCCTAAAGTTTCTATGGATCCTATCTGTTGTGTACCCTTCAATCCATACTCAAGTAAGATGTTGTGCAAATGTAGGAAAGCATTAGGAGACATACGTAAGTTTTCTTTGCACTTTTGTTCGTTTTGTAGATTCAGTTGCATCCACTGCCGCCCGCTCATCTTTGGGAAGGGGAGGGCAGGGTTCACCACTGGAGCCGCATTGGCCACTGCTGCTTTTAACCCTGCAACGAGGATAGCAGCAGCCACAACGTTGTAAATTTGCATTCCTTCACTGGAGTTGTCGCTGATGTAGGAGTCCTCAGAGCTGCTCATCTGCAAGAGCATGAATTAGTACTACATTCGTCCGGCTACTTTGTGAGCAAATGAGTTTATCAGGTATGCCATAGATGGGTGGGATGCAAATGTGATAAGAAAGAGGATGGTATATCATGCGCCAAGACGGATTTCTTTCTGCCTGGAATGAACCAAAACAGAAAAAAATCACCGTTCTCATATCGATACAGCTATAATTAAGGTAACAGAATTCAAGATTCTGCCAATGTACAAGAAATGCATGACAATTTAACATAACTCAGGCCACAGAATTATTTGAATAATCCGCTTAGAGCCTACATAGAAGAAAGATGTGCACATGGCTATGATGCAACAGTTCCCAAATTCAGATGTAATGTACTGAATTCCTCTACTTTTTGGACAAATCACAACTGATCAAGAGGATATCTTTGAGAAATTTGACAACCAAACCGCAAACAAGCACCAATGAAATAATTAAATTGCCTGTGCAGAATAAAAGCACGAAATTCAATAAGACGAAAGGGACCTACAAATACCTTGGGTACTGCTTGCACTGACAAAGGGTAAAATTTCCTGAACCCTCACCACATGTTGCACAAGGTGTGTCATGAGTAGTAGAGCGAAGCAAATGAAAGGCCATCTCAGATACATGATAGGGTGTATGTGTTCCAAAGCATGATAGAAGATAACACAaataaaaatttcacagcaacAAAAACAATCCACACAAACTATTACAAATAAAAAAGATCAAGAACCCAACAGAAACTTGGGGGCTCTTCGGCAGCTGCTGATAAGAAAGAGGATGATATATCATGCGCCAAGATGGATTTTGCAGTCAAACAGTAAATCATAAGAATACTTGGGTCAGAAGCATACCCCAAGAAGAGTGACTATAATCCGTGCACCACTGCAGCCGATAGGATGGCCTAGAGAAACAACACCACCACTTAACTTTAGTTTTCCCTGAATGTACAGAGATATTTATTAGATCATGCAGAGACAAATAGAAATACTGACTGTTGAATTGTATATACAAGTACAAATCAGTGACTCACAAAAGGGATACCAAGAAGCCTCTAATTAGCTACAGCAACAACTTGGCAATATCCATAAGTACAGTTAAGTCTAGAGTTGTGTTTCAGCTGTAAGTACTATTGAAACTGGAAGACCAAGAACTTACAGAGAAAGCCTCATTTATTTCATAATAATCAGTCTGTGAAGTTTGAAGAGCTGCATTTGATATAACCTTTGGAATGGCAAGAGCTGGAGCTGTCGTAAACAGCTCTGGTGCCTACATTAGAGAGTGCACACAACATAGATAAAATGATGCTCAGTGTGATAAGTCACAATAAGCGAGATTTCAAGGTAACCTAGAACACCAATTAATAGAGTCTTGTCTTGTTAGGTAATTTAGGTCAACCTATAACCAAGATATGTACATCACAGAACATAATTTATTTCGATTAGGGAAAAACAACGAGCACGCAATGTTCAGGCCACATGCCACAACAAATCGATGCAACTTAACCAAACAGTGTCCAGGGAACATTACAATGACAACCTCAAACTAAACGAACATAGGGCAAACATACATCCTCAACATGCACAGTTCGAACATAAAACTAGATAGACTGCCATGGAAGGAACATTGGTTGGGATAACGACTACTTCGATCTGGCTCTTAGAACCTCCCAGTAGGCCTCAATCAAGTTCATGCGTCCCTCTTTCGTTTCCATGCTCAGAAAGTTCCTACGGTCCACTGTGTTCTTGAAAACAACTAAAGCATAAGCAAACACAGGATCAGACTCGGGCAAACCATCTTGTTTCAAAATCTGCTTCACTTTGGCCATCTCGCCGTCGTGCTTGCTTGACCCGGCCTTCTGCCGCGTATGGTTTTTAATGATCTGGGTTAGGTCGTTAAGGCATTCGTCAATGAAAGCAGACTTCTTACTGGGAGGGCTGTTGACAGAATGTTCTCTAGTGGTTCTCTTGGAGGACTGGCCGACACTTTGTGTACCTATAGGCTCCTAGGACATGTGTTGAGTTTCATTGATAGGAGTACTCGGTGTCCTCTCGCGATGATGTCCACCAGAAGCGAGCAACGTGCCCCTTTCACGGGGGTGTGTCCCCAAAGAGTGACCAGTAGGTCAAGGCATTTGGGAACTTTGGTCTGCTGCGCAGCCGATTGGCTATTTTCCTGCACGTTTGCCATGGGTCCACATGTTAGGACGAATAGAATGGGACTATCCCTAATACTTGGTAGTCAGCGGGTTAGAAAGAAATAGGTGGAAGTTAGTACCCCATTGCCACCCTAAAAAAACGAGGGGTCAACTGCGACGCCTCCTGCATTCGGGTCACGCCCTAGGCCAGTGTGGGTTTGAAGGCCGCGCCAAGCGAAATATGTCCGCTTCAGGCCGTTCAACTTGTTCTGCAGCTGTTTCTTGTCATAACCCAACTTCGTTTCCTTTTCGAATGCTGGATACAGATTTGACCACCCGACGGTTGTGAGGCCTTGTTGGTTCTAGTGCAAGAGGTTTTTCTGTTCTATGACTAATTCCATAAAGGTCCTCAAGGTGGCTTCATCCCAGTTAGCACGACCAGTAGACATTTGTTGCCATGTGGGAAATGTATGGTATGATGTATGCAGCATACAAGAAAAAAGTGCAGCACTTGTAAGAGTAACAAACAGGGGAGTTATGGCGTAAGAGATGGGGACGTGCCTTGCTAGAAGTCTTCGCGCGTTTCGAACGGTGGATGTAGTGCCTGCCTTCAGAAGAGGAGCATGACGAAGTGGACGAAGCTGCCAGTGTGGCGGTTTCGGCGAGAAGGCAGACGATTCCGACGAACTAAGAGGCAGATCCGTTGGTGGCGGTCGGGCTCACCTGCAATAGGAGCACGTGGGGGTCAGATCCAGAGGGGGTGGGGGGGGGTGGACAATGGCGGCGTTGGATCCGGAAGGCGGGGACGACGACGGCGTCAAAACaggtggggagggagggaggtgaaCTCGGATCCGGGGGTACCTTGTTGCCGGCGGACGGGCGTCGACGTCGGCGGGTTGAAGGGGGGGATGCAGCGCTCTAGTTCGACAAACGTGAGGCTTTCGACGGCGCCGGGGCAGGCACGGAGAAGCGGAGCTCACGCCCGCGGCGGCCCGCGCGGCGGAAACCCTAGACGTGGGGGGCGCAGAggacggagggagggagggaggagaatGCGGCCGACAGCTTGGCTTTTACCTCCAGCCGTTCGGCTGGACTTGGGCTGCTGAACGGCTGGGCTGATCAGCCCAGCCAGCCATTTTAGCCTAGCTGAACGAAGCCCAATATACGAATGCAGCCAGACAAGGTATGGGAAAGAAAAGGACACGAAAAAAATGAAAACACAACTACCACTGGATAGGGCATTGAAACAATGGCGCTAAAAACTATAAACTTAGCACGCTCTGAGACTTTGGCTCACCTATGATCAATTGTGCCAAGGCGATTATCAACACCTAGCAGCACCAAAGGTCTATCCCTCCCTATTACTACATGACACAACAACCACTAACGACTAGTAGATCACAATCGGTTGCttcaaaaccgatagtgataaacTATTAGTACTAGtttgaaaggaaaaaaaatacaTCATAGCTACATAATAACTCATCATTGTTGGTCTATATTTTTTTTGAGGTGTCGGTCTATATTTGAAAATCGACAATAATGATATATAGTCTTATTGTTTTTATATGGGGTTTAAACCCAAAAACAGTATCAAAGTAACTTTAAGAAAGTCTTTATATCTTTTtaatttaggccccgttcgcttcgctgaaaaaacaagccgaaacactgttccggctgatttgttgtgagaggaaaacactgttccagctgaaaaaacaagctgaaaaagacggattataagataagtgaATAGGGCCTTATTGGAATAGAGATTTTTGGTGGAAAAAAAATACTTTTCTTTAATATAGACATCCTCTGTTCCAGATTTCTGGCTAGCCAAAGATAGAAAACGAGAATGACTCTCTAAAGTGCAtacaaaatatagaaaaaatgttGAAGGGTAAAAAAATAGAGTGAGTTTTacttaaatagctctccaatcgaTGATTTAGAAAGTAAATGTTAGAAAGACTCTCGAAGATGCTCTCAAGTCCACTTAAATCTGGTCTCTTGTTACTTTACATCCCACTAGCTTAGATAGCTTAGGATACAATGCATGGAGCCAATTCAATCTTGAGAACAAGCTTATCAGATAACTAGTGTTGTCTCTTGTTGGAATAGTACGTAACCCCCCAGATACATATGAATGTTCAGATACTTTTGACACAGTCCCATTAGCATAATAACATTACGTTGACAGCCAAATGACCAAGTAAGACCCGGTCTCTGACTGTGCCACTGCCACCAGCGCAGGGCAggacatcatcatcctcctctgatCGGAGCAAGAAAAGGGGAATTTGGAGACACGGAGGATGCGATAGATGCCAGGCTGCCACGCCCTGAACTGAACCTGAAGTCTGAACATGCCAAGAAAGCGGCCTTCTAGAAGAGCTCGCGGGCCAGCCACCAGTC
The Miscanthus floridulus cultivar M001 unplaced genomic scaffold, ASM1932011v1 fs_896_2_3, whole genome shotgun sequence genome window above contains:
- the LOC136533479 gene encoding chitin-inducible gibberellin-responsive protein 1-like, which codes for MDLHQLLKYRLTGANVFYEFPTDNLANTPWPASPLKSEFSSSPYTPLSSQLECDNLSALSNTPDNQSSTETISAQPISPLEVDSSYRQAAILRENTQVRPDPLYATSRHNMQHALREIETVLMAPDAEDAATSTKHEFEEHKPAQLMRQRSRTWSHESRQPSPGVVRPQFASGYPTASYEFRPEKRLRELREDPQSMVKQLLTKCAEASSEERIDEFLNLVQQARGVVSITGEPIQRLGAYLLEGLVARHANSGTNIYRALKCREPESNELLSYMKILYNICPYFKFGYMAANGAIAEALRNEDKIHIIDFQIAQGTQWITLIQALAARPGGPPHVRITGIDDPVSEYARGEGLDLVGKMLKSMSEEFKIPLEFTPLPGIYATEVTKELLDIRPGEALAVNFTLQLHHTPDESVDVNNPRDGLLRMVKGLSPKVTTLVEQESHTNTTPFLMRFTETLDYYSAMFESIDTNLPRENKERINVEQHCLAKDIVNIIACEGKDRVERHELLGKWRSRLTMAGFRPYPLSSYVNSVIRKLLACYSDKYTLEEKDGAMLLGWKNRKLISASAWH